In Poecile atricapillus isolate bPoeAtr1 chromosome W, bPoeAtr1.hap1, whole genome shotgun sequence, one DNA window encodes the following:
- the LOC131591468 gene encoding translocator protein-like isoform X1, producing MISSICVSLQVNKDCSTGQRRDSPVHPCILLILLLKTYIRFTVSMEVVPAWAPAVGFMLLPHAGGFLGSRITKREIPTWYETLQKPSWCPPNWVFAPVWGTLYTSMGYGSYLVWKELGGFSEKSVVPLGLYAGNLALNWAWTPIFFGAHKMGWGLVTLLLTTGTATATTASWYNINKTAAYLMVPYLAWLSLASALNYQIWKENHSKKKPE from the exons ATGATTTCTTCCATTTGTGTCAGCCTTCAG GTAAACAAAGACTGCAGCACCGGCCAACGCAGAGACTCTCCAGTGCATCCTTGCATTTTACTTATTCTCTTGCTAAAGACCTACATCAG gttCACTGTCTCAATGGAAGTGGTACCAGCCTGGGCCCCAGCAGTAGGTTTCATGCTCCTGCCACATGCAGGAGGATTTTTAGGAAGCCGTATAACCAAAAGAGAAATCCCAACATGGTATGAAACTCTGCAGAAGCCATCCTGGTGTCCACCTAACTGGGTGTTTGCTCCTGTTTGGGGAACTCTCTATACATCTATGGG ATACGGCTCCTACCTGGTGTGGAAGGAACTGGGGGGCTTCAGTGAAAAGTCAGTGGTTCCTCTGGGTCTGTATGCAGGGAACCTGGCATTAAACTGGGCATGGACTCCAATATTTTTTGGAGCTCACAAAATGGGATGG GGGTTGGTGACTCTCCTGCTTACAACTGGTACAGCAACAGCTACCACTGCTTCCTGGTATAACATCAACAAAACAGCAGCTTATTTGATGGTTCCTTATTTAGCTTGGCTAAGCTTGGCTTCTGCACTCAATTATCAGATCTGGAAAGAAAATCACAGCAAGAAAAAACCTGAATAA
- the LOC131591468 gene encoding translocator protein-like isoform X2 produces MEVVPAWAPAVGFMLLPHAGGFLGSRITKREIPTWYETLQKPSWCPPNWVFAPVWGTLYTSMGYGSYLVWKELGGFSEKSVVPLGLYAGNLALNWAWTPIFFGAHKMGWGLVTLLLTTGTATATTASWYNINKTAAYLMVPYLAWLSLASALNYQIWKENHSKKKPE; encoded by the exons ATGGAAGTGGTACCAGCCTGGGCCCCAGCAGTAGGTTTCATGCTCCTGCCACATGCAGGAGGATTTTTAGGAAGCCGTATAACCAAAAGAGAAATCCCAACATGGTATGAAACTCTGCAGAAGCCATCCTGGTGTCCACCTAACTGGGTGTTTGCTCCTGTTTGGGGAACTCTCTATACATCTATGGG ATACGGCTCCTACCTGGTGTGGAAGGAACTGGGGGGCTTCAGTGAAAAGTCAGTGGTTCCTCTGGGTCTGTATGCAGGGAACCTGGCATTAAACTGGGCATGGACTCCAATATTTTTTGGAGCTCACAAAATGGGATGG GGGTTGGTGACTCTCCTGCTTACAACTGGTACAGCAACAGCTACCACTGCTTCCTGGTATAACATCAACAAAACAGCAGCTTATTTGATGGTTCCTTATTTAGCTTGGCTAAGCTTGGCTTCTGCACTCAATTATCAGATCTGGAAAGAAAATCACAGCAAGAAAAAACCTGAATAA